The following proteins are co-located in the Deinococcus metallilatus genome:
- a CDS encoding DinB family protein, whose product MTTGMTETADAALRAHVRALLTARQAHATLDDVLEDFPLERINDRVEGVPYSAWEVLSHLRFAQRDLLNFVRDAAYTEPDWPADYWPGKEKAATAQEWQAEAQAFRDDLGALLGLLDDPQTDLLATVPNGEDQTWLREFLLVADHNAYHVGQLMLLKRMLGGS is encoded by the coding sequence ATGACCACCGGGATGACCGAGACAGCCGACGCGGCCCTGCGTGCCCACGTCCGCGCGCTCCTCACCGCGCGTCAGGCCCACGCCACACTGGACGACGTGCTGGAAGACTTTCCCCTGGAACGCATCAATGACCGGGTGGAAGGGGTGCCCTACTCCGCCTGGGAAGTCCTCTCGCACCTGCGTTTTGCCCAGCGCGACCTCCTGAATTTCGTGCGGGACGCGGCCTATACCGAACCGGACTGGCCCGCCGACTACTGGCCGGGCAAGGAAAAGGCCGCCACCGCTCAGGAGTGGCAGGCCGAGGCACAGGCATTTCGGGATGACCTGGGGGCACTGCTGGGATTGCTGGATGACCCGCAGACCGACCTTCTCGCCACCGTTCCAAACGGAGAGGACCAGACGTGGCTGCGGGAGTTCCTGCTGGTGGCGGACCACAACGCCTACCACGTCGGGCAACTGATGCTGCTGAAGCGGATGCTGGGCGGGAGTTAG
- a CDS encoding MliC family protein, translating into MKNKVLLLATAAALLGSASAAAPTYISYRTFHYTCDGGKKISASYVNFGKDGPLFAVLNWNGQQYGLAQAISASGARYASLYGPTTAGGGLEWWEHQGRANLNTFVGTDTNNTRPLLTNCKPER; encoded by the coding sequence ATGAAGAACAAGGTTCTGCTTCTCGCTACCGCCGCCGCCCTGCTCGGGAGTGCCAGCGCCGCCGCCCCGACCTACATCAGCTACCGCACCTTCCACTACACCTGCGACGGCGGCAAGAAGATCAGTGCCTCCTACGTCAACTTCGGCAAGGACGGCCCGCTCTTTGCCGTGCTGAACTGGAACGGTCAGCAATACGGGCTGGCCCAGGCGATCTCGGCCAGCGGCGCGCGCTACGCCAGCCTGTATGGTCCGACCACTGCTGGCGGCGGTCTGGAATGGTGGGAGCATCAGGGCCGGGCCAACCTGAACACCTTTGTGGGCACCGACACGAACAACACCCGCCCGCTGCTGACGAACTGCAAGCCGGAGCGCTAA
- a CDS encoding ABC transporter substrate-binding protein codes for MKRIFLSLTTLALLAGGAGAQQAKELRLGVFPNVTHAAGLVGIQRGLIQKELGNVKLVVKEFANGSQVNEAFAAGAIDAAYVGPGPAMNAFLRGVPIQVYAGAANAGAVLVARGDSGVRNVKGLAGKKVAVPTRGSTQDISLRHLLHENGLKATDEGGTVTIVPIDPANMPAAFASKQVDAALVQEPWGAVMETQGARLIANEKAIWAGGNYTTTVLVVNTKYAAQNPEIVKDLLRGHLAAINFIQKSNAGAQKAIADQIQAFTGKRPGTNELFKALARTKVTWDINLGTLAEYAQLNKEAGFARDVPDLNRFVDLSVVRGLAK; via the coding sequence ATGAAGCGCATCTTCCTCTCCCTCACCACGCTGGCCCTCCTCGCGGGGGGCGCGGGCGCGCAGCAGGCCAAAGAACTCCGTCTGGGGGTCTTCCCGAACGTCACGCACGCTGCCGGGCTGGTGGGCATCCAGCGCGGCCTGATCCAGAAGGAACTGGGGAACGTCAAACTGGTCGTCAAGGAATTCGCCAACGGCTCCCAGGTCAACGAGGCCTTCGCGGCGGGGGCCATCGACGCGGCGTATGTCGGCCCTGGCCCGGCCATGAACGCCTTCCTGCGCGGCGTCCCCATCCAGGTGTACGCGGGGGCGGCCAACGCGGGCGCGGTGCTGGTGGCGCGGGGGGACAGCGGAGTTCGCAACGTGAAGGGCCTCGCAGGAAAGAAGGTCGCGGTGCCCACGCGCGGCTCCACCCAGGACATCAGTCTGCGCCACCTGCTACACGAGAACGGCCTGAAGGCGACCGACGAGGGCGGCACCGTCACCATCGTGCCCATCGATCCGGCCAACATGCCCGCCGCCTTTGCCAGCAAGCAGGTGGACGCCGCGCTGGTCCAGGAACCCTGGGGCGCGGTGATGGAAACGCAGGGCGCGCGGCTGATCGCCAATGAAAAGGCCATCTGGGCGGGCGGCAACTACACGACGACCGTCCTCGTGGTCAACACGAAGTACGCCGCGCAGAACCCGGAGATTGTGAAAGACCTGCTGCGCGGTCACCTCGCCGCCATCAACTTCATCCAGAAGAGCAACGCGGGCGCGCAGAAGGCGATTGCCGACCAGATTCAGGCCTTCACCGGCAAGCGGCCGGGCACGAACGAACTGTTCAAGGCCCTGGCGCGGACCAAGGTCACCTGGGACATCAACCTGGGAACCCTGGCCGAGTACGCCCAGCTCAACAAGGAGGCGGGCTTTGCCCGTGACGTGCCGGACCTGAACCGGTTCGTGGACCTGAGCGTGGTGCGGGGGCTGGCGAAGTGA
- a CDS encoding RNA-guided endonuclease InsQ/TnpB family protein codes for MSNGRAVLLAPSTVANTRRGVTHIENITLKAFKYRLYPTKAQESALDTTLILCQRLYNGMLEERRGAYKKAGKSLTAYDQMKSLPEVKAALPEYAGVNAQVLQDVAKRLDKSFKGFFRRIKAGQKAGYPRFRGRDRYDSFTYPQPSQNSVIGDGKHVYLPKIGNVRIRLHRPCAGKLKTLAVKREGREWYVVLTCEVPRAEPLPATGSEVGIDVGTTWFYTTSDGEFCENHRFFQRSSRKLRVAQRSLARKPNKRSNRRKKAKERVAKLCRKTARSRLQLHHEEAKKLITNHDLICHEDLNVKGMAQGNLSKQIHDVGWGQFFQILSSKAAEAGRRVIAVDPRFTSQRCRICGHTEKGNRASQANFRCLSCGHSENADVNAAKNILAQGLRFVAQRTSQEDACHEKPQPAGLG; via the coding sequence ATGAGCAATGGCCGAGCGGTGTTACTAGCACCCTCGACCGTGGCGAACACCCGAAGGGGGGTGACGCACATCGAAAATATCACGCTGAAGGCGTTCAAGTACAGGCTGTACCCGACCAAAGCGCAGGAATCCGCGCTGGACACCACGCTGATTCTCTGCCAACGCCTGTACAACGGGATGCTCGAAGAGCGCCGGGGCGCGTACAAGAAAGCGGGGAAGTCCCTCACGGCATACGACCAGATGAAGTCCTTGCCCGAGGTGAAGGCCGCCCTGCCGGAGTACGCCGGAGTCAATGCTCAGGTATTGCAGGACGTGGCGAAGCGGCTGGACAAGTCGTTCAAGGGCTTCTTCCGCCGCATCAAGGCTGGACAGAAAGCCGGGTATCCGCGCTTTCGCGGGAGAGACAGGTACGATTCGTTCACGTACCCGCAGCCCTCGCAGAACAGCGTCATCGGGGACGGGAAGCACGTCTATCTGCCCAAGATCGGGAACGTGCGGATTCGGCTGCATCGTCCCTGTGCGGGCAAGCTCAAGACGCTGGCGGTGAAACGCGAGGGGCGGGAGTGGTACGTGGTGCTGACCTGCGAAGTGCCCAGGGCCGAACCGTTGCCCGCGACAGGCTCGGAAGTCGGGATAGACGTGGGGACGACGTGGTTTTACACCACCTCGGACGGCGAGTTCTGCGAGAACCACAGGTTCTTTCAGCGGTCCAGCCGCAAACTCCGGGTGGCACAGCGTTCCCTTGCCCGCAAGCCGAACAAGCGCAGCAACAGGCGCAAGAAAGCCAAAGAGCGAGTTGCCAAGCTGTGCCGCAAGACGGCCCGCTCAAGGCTCCAACTGCACCACGAGGAAGCCAAGAAGCTCATCACGAATCACGACCTCATCTGCCACGAAGACCTCAACGTGAAAGGCATGGCTCAGGGCAATCTGAGCAAGCAGATTCACGATGTGGGGTGGGGGCAGTTCTTTCAAATCCTCTCCAGCAAAGCGGCAGAAGCTGGCCGGAGAGTCATCGCCGTAGACCCGAGGTTCACCTCTCAGCGATGCCGCATCTGCGGGCACACCGAGAAGGGGAACCGAGCGAGTCAGGCGAACTTCAGATGCTTGAGTTGCGGTCATTCCGAGAATGCGGACGTGAACGCGGCGAAGAACATCTTGGCGCAGGGACTGCGCTTCGTGGCTCAACGAACTTCACAAGAAGATGCGTGCCACGAGAAGCCCCAACCCGCTGGGCTGGGGTAG